The following are from one region of the Oscarella lobularis chromosome 3, ooOscLobu1.1, whole genome shotgun sequence genome:
- the LOC136184680 gene encoding reelin-like codes for MNVLFASLWTLLLTQELLYRHVDASNCAKQGILFIDDFDATPGSFPDSRKWTLTTGNGVLVQATCSNKGTLSGKSAIFGTTADASRMLTTHSLTATAANAIQFDTITCPYPGTTGDVQAQIEYSLNNDSFTVAKNITVTSTALHVVYQIPQSLQTSKVRFRISQDSAFSGLGSQVWTVDNFVINEKPPQYIQETFDPLHDCNWLSRPGSLTGVFGRNDSGNALVFNQTTSPTSIGRFANTVPLNLSTTSVAEVEAEVTLLTSNFDDSQAIGSSSTVWANITGGNITTSPSCKAYGQYQAYFASLGTRQITTKQFDFTQADMVSFWISFGNTSNGCDASDSGEDVVVEYAPSGNSSFQSFYTVSYNTTVPSLVTVALPSGAKTSKTALRWRQLSNSGVNLDTWTLNNVRVNGTNSVSVPNSGVTPSGNLFSANFDTNRFIGSSSSLWQSIQGGSITSLADCRAYGTYQAFFNQAGTRALTTKRIDLSRATTLSFYIIIGSGYNGCEQADSGEHIIVEYAPSGSFFYRNLRTIIAGSYSSAGQVTISLPSGAKTASTMIRWRQDQHSGSSTDEWSLNQIVISSNNLAGPTPINQLNFPRDFSSSTTFGGASVWASIAGGTITTAADCRAYGSSYQAFFRYSGVRYITTASLDLRYVTSITFWFVLGGSGCELANSGESVVMEYKLSGSWSFTTFYTLNYNAYTSPALVQVPLPSAARTNSTAIRWRQLSHSGTNRDEWSLNYIIFSLSQSPSNFVPAPAVSFPADFVGGQMFGGQSKWKSITGGTITNYADCKAYGTYQAFFTSSGSRNIETARLDLRAALTLTFYIVIGGSGCESADGGEDVVVEYSPLGSTVFTLLQTLAYNGYQAAKSVSVALPIAARTTSTAIRWRQLDNSGRGFDEWSLNHIGFVGNNSRLIGVERDFVIQFDLYMGGFPYVQSSSSYDVRVEYSNDYGLSWNPVLAPCYPSTSSFCSGTLGSSSYQSVLFTSWKRMQILIPSSIKTSQTELRWRQASVTANTDWSIDNVYVGLRCPKNCHGHGRCTESRNQTVVCGGTADGESCVFPFSRNGTAYNACTGDYREGELWCSTTANYDQDGKWGYCVCGTCVCDSGYSGKACQTPSTPTPAYFREMFEDDLSSSKWAWVGGLTIGTTCGVVSSGRAGIFNIGRSRILETVDLDLTSATTLEFTFQYCGFFSSSQERFVVQYSLDGGALWTLMQTITLTYRQTYYYTIPSAAKTSSTRIRWYQATASGTGQDVWSIDDVYIDSVFSSFPFFDSFEPISNSNDLWKFHPNSKVESFCSSPTKSLHFPPPSSASRFLSTSSVVLSSSSFIQFDIVVDCGKEKSPSSAAMVTLQYSTNRGNYWVILDNGCHPSQFNCTYRRDSFYRSGLRSKWNRVTLPFKNTQLIPSQSVQLRWAASYSSYSYDWAIDNVYIGEGCPNLCNGHGHCDSNAKCVCDSGYSGPQCNVISTSRPTEIKERFDADPAPGTFLTVQGGSVSKDCGVLSSDNALVFNQLGERELVTVDMNATNVKFIQFTYIQGLSFSFSSSCRASYSYSQVMAVQYSLDGGVSWTNLKAMTNFYQYHRTATVMNVPVPAAARTLSTRFRFFQYGFFSTIGVSAWAIDDLYISGFTAGNETEFVEDFEPLTEDKWLFTTGGQAAAGKCGRNGGQTLYFSGASSVQENAVTKVQSVSVLPYIQINESLDSSVPSSWTVKGGALSTRCGTVNTGSALVFDQRGKRELITNDVDTTVSNRLTFYLLIGGNPLKNQFCDNAEQYDESVFLSYSTDGGVSWTSWVVYQFDQYKDPQFVSEVVPSAAQSPATRFRWMQQSNDGASTDVWSIDSITFLQQIDHAEYVAQFDINVGCGQYASSQSGSVSFDFVALDGSSSTWRSVLEDCVPGSCFNISYFQKASVYYSTGGWQRVTIALPSEAVTSATQFRWHRSESGLGPWAIDNVFIGHSCPMRCSGRGKCMPGSCLCDPDFTGAQCETPIENYVTELKDSFSTSLPLDSKKWLLSQGVTGTQPVRCGSVGLAGPTALLFSQVGPRQLISIDLDTTSVERVEFEIRIGTYSSRDSSCNRVDSVDEGVLVHHSNDGGLTWQLLKNLAYNGYTIPAHIVIELPTGAQSKATRFRWWQPRNQGLNRDEWVLGNVFIGGQSTPSVILEEAFDPIDDGNWLFYPNGVVRSYCQSGDGDALVFSGNVGLRYVTTRDLRVFADAYVIFNLNIGCGSNFFSDRYNVQLQYSLNHGATWTTISSALTDQSSFRAGLYRYWKRVIVSLPDATVSNQTRFRWYQPSYSSDFTWAIDNVYIGAACPNLCSGHGQCRSNATRTGLVCDCDAGFGGVDCQPTAPLATELLESFENEASLKKNWASYEGGAIGTTCGVLASGNSLYFTRAGHRAAETKDMDLRTATFLSFFVRMGLSSSGQCSYPSQTLESVVLQYSTNAGAQWTTGYIVSYASYRGNGRPGLIVYEIPASAQTAATRFRWWQAFNSGQNRDGWAIDSVYIGGNLPFARSLSETFTPNITSSQWTAYLNARVGLYCGRTNALIFDSSISAGGLRYIASKPLDVTVNTSFVQFTLDVGCGHGNASETVNLQYTPGIPSSGSISTFLRDVCKYGSVCPNGYDLKSSYDSPTFGTWGRITIPLPAAAQTPYSAFKWEQPSFTSVTSWALSDVYIGAECPGMCSGHGTCRPGGTCDCDPGFNGPKCVASLNSIPNRLEDDFEGGKFSSSAWSVIAGGSLSTACGTIGSGQSMYFNSAGTRLAATKDVNVPGPSYLQFSIGIGSGGCKAADSNEDVLLQYSTDGGMTWNLLRVLGYSSYRVAETVTIDLSSAAQSNATRFRWWQTSHSGSGYDNWAIDDVVIAAYSIGKTDTTTGDGSAIPMWAWIVLAVGVVLLIVIVVAAVIIVKKRTGSKRAEIGGATQFGNPVYRSASFDRAGSEATASGLDQPIDDKDIDPSSYVAGPADESY; via the exons ATGAATGTGCTCTTCGCAAGCCTTTGGACGCTTCTACTGACGCAGGAGTTGCTCTATCGTCACGTAGACGCTTCGA ATTGCGCCAAGCAGGGAATTCTCTTCATTGACGATTTTGATGCAACGCCGGGAAGTTTCCCAGACTCAAGAAAATg GACGTTGACAACGGGCAACGGAGTTCTTGTTCAGGCAACATGCTCCAACAAAGGAACCCTATCGGGAAAATCGGCCATCTTTGGAACTACGGCAGATGCGTCACGAATGCTG acTACGCACTCGCTGACAGCAACAGCGGCCAATGCGATTCAATTTGACACGATTACTTGTCCGTATCCCGGAACGACGGGCGATGTTCAGGCTCAGATTGAATATTCACTCAATAACGACTCCTTTACCGTGGCAAAAAACATAAC GGTGACGTCGACTGCTCTTCACGTTGTTTATCAAATACCCCAGTCCCTTCAAACAAGCAAAGTGCGATTTCGAATTAGTCAAGACTCGGCGTTCAGCGGGCTGGGCAGTCAAGTGTGGACCGTTGACAATTTCGTCATAAACGAAAAGCCGCCTCAGTACATTCAAGAGACTTTCGATCCATTGCACGACTGCAATTGGCTTTCTCGTCCTGGATCATTGACAGGG GTCTTTGGTCGAAACGACAGCGGCAACGCTCTCGTTTTCAACCAGACGACttctccgacgtcgattggccGATTTGCCAACACCGTTCCTCTTaatctttcgacgacgtctgtAGCTGAAGTCGAAGCAGAAGTAACGctactgacgtcaaattttgacGACTCGCAGGCCATCGG TTCGTCAAGTACGGTATGGGCGAACATAACGGGAGGCAACATCACCACTTCGCCATCCTGCAAAGCCTACGGACAATACCAGGCTTATTTCGCCAGCTTAGGAACTCGACAGATTACGACAAAACAATTTGACTTCACTCAAGCTGA tATGGTGAGCTTTTGGATTTCGTTCGGCAACACTAGCAATGGCTGCGACGCTTCCGATTCgggcgaagacgtcgtcgttgagtATGCGCCGTCGGGAAACAGTTCGTTTCAGTCCTTTTATACTGTCAGTTACAATA CGACTGTGCCGTCGTTGGTGACCGTTGCATTGCCGTCGGGTGCGAAGACATCAAAGACGGCGCTGCGATGGCGTCAGCTCTCGAATTCGGGAGTGAACTTGGACACGTGGACGTTGAATAATGTGAGGGTGAACGGCACCAATTCGGTGTCGGTTCCCAATTCGGGAGTCACGCCCAGCGGAAACCTCTTTTCAGCAAATTTCGACACAAATCGATTTATCGG ttcttcgtcgtctctctgGCAATCAATTCAAGGTGGATCAATCACGTCTCTTGCCGACTGCAGAGCGTACGGAACCTATCAAGCCTTCTTCAATCAAGCCGGTACGCGTGCTCTTACGACAAAGCGCATTGATCTGAGCCGGGCCAC CACGCTGTCGTTTTATATCATTATTGGAAGTGGCTACAACGGATGCGAACAGGCAGATTCGGGAGAGCATATCATTGTCGAATATGCCCCGTCGGGAAGCTTTTTCTACAGAAATCTGCGCACTATCATCGCTGGCT cgTATTCATCAGCTGGTCAGGTGACGATTTCACTGCCATCCGGAGCGAAAACCGCCAGCACGATGATCCGATGGCGACAGGATCAGCACAGTGGAAGCAGTACGGACGAGTGGTCATTGAATCAAATTGTCATCTCCAGCAATAATCTGGCGGGTCCTACACCCATAAATCAGCTTAACTTTCCTCGagatttttcgtcgtcgacgacgtttgg tgGCGCATCTGTGTGGGCCAGTATAGCGGGAGGAACGATCACGACCGCTGCCGATTGCAGGGCGTACGGATCGTCGTATCAGGCGTTTTTCAGGTACAGCGGAGTGCGTTACAtcacgacggcgtcgttggATTTGCGCTACGTCAC ATCGATTACGTTTTGGTTTGTTCTCGGTGGCAGCGGCTGTGAATTAGCAAACAGTGGCGAGAGCGTCGTGATGGAATATAAACTTTCAGGAAGTTGGTCGTTTACCACATTTTACACTCTCAATTACAACG CTTACACGTCGCCGGCGCTTGTTCAAGTTCCGTTGCCTTCTGCTGCGAGAACGAACTCAACGGCAATTCGCTGGCGGCAGCTTTCTCACAGCGGAACAAACAGAGACGAATGGTCGCTAAACTACATcatcttctctctctctcaatcGCCTTCAAACTTTGTGCCGGCTCCGGCTGTATCATTCCCGGCAGACTTTGTCGGCGGGCAAATGTTTGG GGGACAGAGCAAGTGGAAATCAATCACAGGGGGAACGATCACAAATTATGCGGATTGCAAAGCGTATGGAACGTACCAAGCATTTTTTACTTCATCCGGCAGCCGAAATATTGAGACTGCTCGGTTGGACTTGCGAGCTGCGCT GACGCTCACATTTTACATTGTTATTGGAGGCAGTGGCTGTGAATCAGCCGACGGGGGCGAAGATGTTGTTGTTGAGTATTCTCCGTTGGGCAGTACGGTCTTTACGTTGTTGCAAACGCTTGCCTACAACG GGTATCAAGCAGCCAAATCCGTAAGCGTCGCACTGCCTATTGCCGCTAGAACAACGAGCACGGCTATTCGCTGGCGACAGCTAGATAACAGCGGCAGGGGATTTGACGAATGGTCGTTGAACCACATCGGATTTGTCGGGAATAATAGTCGTCTTATTGGAGTCGAGCGAGATTTTGTCATTCAATTTGACTTGTACATGGGAGGCTTTCCGTACGTGCAATCGTCGTCCAGCTACGACGTTCGGGTTGAATACTCAAACGACTACGGCTTATCATGGAATCCGGTGCTGGCACCTTGCTACCCGagcacgtcgtctttctgcaGCGGAACACTT GGTTCAAGTTCGTATCAGTCTGTTCTCTTTACCAGCTGGAAGCGCATGCAAATATTGATACCCAGTAGCATTAAGACGAGTCAAACGGAATTGCGATGGAGGCAGGCAAGCGTGACGGCGAATACCGACTGGAGCATCGATAACGTTTACGTTGGCCTTCGCTGTCCGAAAAATTGTCACGGACACGGTAGGTGTACGGAGAGTCGGAATCAGACTGTTGTTTGCGGTGGAACGGCCGACGGCGAGTCGTGCGTTTTTCCGTTCAGTCGAAACGGTACGGCGTATAATGCGTGCACGGGCGACTATCGCGAAGGCGAGCTGTGgtgctcgacgacggcgaattaTGACCAAGACGGAAAATGGGGATACTGCGTCTGCG gtaCTTGTGTCTGCGATTCGGGCTATTCTGGAAAAGCGTGCCAGACTCCCTCCACGCCGACGCCAGCGTATTTCAGGGAAATGTTCGAGGACGATTTGTCAAGTTCGAAGTGGGCGTGGGTTGGAGGTCTAACGATTGGGACGACGtgcggcgtcgtttcgtcgggCAGAGCTGGAATATTCAA TATCGGCCGTTCACGCATTTTGGAGACGGTCGACTTGGATTTGACctcagcgacgacgctcgagTTCACTTTCCAATACTGCGGATTTTTCAGCAGCAGTCAAGAACGCTTCGTCGTTCAGTATTCGCTTGACGGCGGCGCCTTATGGACGCTCATGCAGACCATCACTTTGACTTATCGTCAGACTTATTACTATACAATACCCAGTGCAGCAAAAACGAGTTCAACTCGCATTCGCTGGTATCAAGCGACCGCTAGTGGAACGGGTCAAGACGTGTGGTCAATTGACGATGTATACATTGATTCGGTTTTCAGCAGCTTCCCGTTTTTTGACTCGTTTGAGCCGATAAG CAATAGCAATGATCTGTGGAAGTTCCATCCCAATTCGAAAGTAGAGTCGTTCTgctcttcgccgacgaaatcgcttcattttccgccgccttcttccgcttctcgtttcttgtcgacgtcgagcgttgTCctatcttcgtcgtcgtttatcCAGTttgacatcgtcgtcgactgcgGAAAGGAAAAGTCGCCTTCGTCAGCGGCAATGGTCACTCTCCAATATTCGACAAACAGGGGAAATTATTGGGTAATCTTGGACAACGGTTGTCATCCCAGTCAATTCAACTGTACCTACAG GCGAGATTCCTTCTATCGTTCGGGCTTGAGAAGCAAATGGAATCGGGTCACTCTACCGTTCAAGAATACACAATTGATCCCATCGCAGTCGGTCCAACTGCGCTGGGCTGCGTCATATA GTTCGTACTCGTACGATTGGGCAATTGACAACGTCTACATCGGCGAAGGTTGTCCGAATCTGTGCAACGGACATGGTCACTGCGATTCCAACGCCAAGTGCGTTTGCGATAGCGGATACAGTGGACCTCAATGCAACgtcatttcgacgtcaaGACCGACAGAAATCAAA GAACGATTTGATGCTGACCCCGCTCCTGGCACTTTCCTTACCGTCCAAGGCGGCAGCGTTTCAAAAGATTGCGGCGTGCTGTCGTCAGACAACGCACTTGTGTTCAACCAGCTCGGCGAGCGAGAGCTGGTGACGGTGGACATGAACGCGACCAACGTCAAGTTTATTCAGTTTACCTACATCCAAGGActgtcattttcattttcaagcTCCTGTCGGGCATCCTATTCCTACTCCCAAGTCATGGCAGTTCAGTACTCACTCGACGGAGGTGTATCATGGACGAATCTCAAAGCGATGAC GAATTTTTATCAATATCATCGGACGGCAACGGTCATGAATGTTCCTGTTCCTGCAGCTGCTCGGACTTTGTCGACTcgcttccgcttcttccAATATGGTTTTTTCTCTACGATTGGCGTTTCGGCGTGGGCCATCGACGATTTATACATTAGCGGATTCACTGCCGGAAACGAAACGGAGTTTGTTGAAGA cTTTGAGCCTTTGACGGAAGACAAATGGCTCTTCACTACCGGCGGTCAAGCTGCGGCTGGAAAATGCGGCCGGAACGGTGGGCAAACACTCTACTTTAGCGGAGCGTCTTCTGTTCAGGAAAACGCCGTGACGAAAGTCCAATCGGTGTCCGTGTTGCCGTACATTCAAATCAACGAGTCTCTAGACTCGTCTGTTCCTAGCAG CTGGACTGTCAAAGGAGGTGCTTTGTCGACTCGATGCGGTACCGTCAATACAGGCTCAGCTCTTGTTTTTGATCAACGCGGCAAGCGCGAGCTCATTACAAACGACGTAGACACCACCGTTTCAAATCGACTTACATTCTATCTTCTAATTG GCGGTAATCCCTTGAAGAATCAATTCTGTGACAATGCTGAACAATACGACGAAAGCGTGTTTTTGAGTTACTCTACGGATGGCGGCGTCAGTTGGACGAGCTGGGTAGTTTACCAGTTTGATCAGTATAAG GATCCTCAATTTGTATCGGAAGTCGTTCCATCTGCGGCTCAGTCTCCAGCGACTCGTTTCCGCTGGATGCAACAGAGCAACGACGGCGCTAGCACAGATGTTTGGTCCATCGATTCGATCACATTTCTTCAACAGATAGATCACGCTGAGTACGTCGCTCAATTTGACATTAATGTCGGCTGCGGACAGTACGCGTCAAGCCAAAGCGGAAG TGTCTCTTTTGATTTCGTGGCACTAGAcggatcttcgtcgacgtggcgTTCTGTACTAGAGGACTGCGTGCCGGGATCCTGCTTTAACATCAGCTACTTTCAGAAAGCGTCCGTCTACTACAGCACTGGAGG GTGGCAGCGAGTCACAATTGCGTTGCCATCGGAGGCCGTCACATCGGCCACCCAGTTCCGATGGCATCGATCAGAGTCTGGGCTGGGACCGTGGGCGATAGACAACG TCTTTATTGGCCATTCTTGTCCTATGAGATGTAGCGGTCGTGGAAAGTGTATGCCTGGAAGTTGCCT ATGCGATCCCGACTTTACTGGTGCCCAATGCGAGACACCGATAGAAAACTACGTGACAGAACTTAAGGACTCATTCTCCACCAGTCTTCCTCTTGACTCAAAGAAGTGGCTTCTCTCTCAAGGGGTAACCGGTACCCAACCGGTACGATGCGGCTCAGTCGGAC ttgcTGGTCCTACAGCACTACTTTTCTCTCAAGTCGGTCCTCGTCAATTGATCTCCATCGATCTCGATACGACGTCCGTAGAGCGAGTTGAATTTGAAATTCGCATTGGCACCTATTCGTCGAGGGATTCGTCGTGCAATCGCGTCGactccgtcgacgaaggcgttCTTGTTCATCACTCCAACGACGGCGGACTCACGTGGCAACTGCTCAAAAACTTGGCATACAACGGATATACGATCCCGGCTCACATTGTCATCGAATTGCCGACAGGCGCTCAATCAAAAGCGACGCGATTCCGCTGGTGGCAGCCTCGCAACCAAGGCCTCAACAGAGACGAATGGGTCTTGGGAAATGTCTTCATCGGTGGACAGTCAACGCCGAGCGTTATACTGGAAGAAGCCTTTGATCCCATTGACGACGGCAATTGGTTGTTTTACccgaacggcgtcgttcgatcgtaCTGTCAGAGTGGCGATGGAGATGCGCTCGTCTTTTCCGGCAACGTCGGACTGCGATACGTGACGACGCGCGATCTCCGCGTCTTTGCCGATGCCtacgtcattttcaatttgaacaTTGGCTGCGGTTCCAACTTCTTCTCCGATCGGTACAACGTTCAATTGCAGTACTCGCTCAATCACGGCGCGACGTGGACGACGATATCATCAGCCTTGACGGACCAGTCGTCTTTCAGGGCTGGTCTCTATCGCTATTGGAAGCGCGtcatcgtttctcttcccgACGCCACCGTCTCAAA TCAAACTCGCTTTCGCTGGTACCAGCCGTCTTATTCGAGCGATTTCACTTGGGCTATCGATAACGTGTATATCGGTGCCGCCTGTCCGAATTTGTGCAGTGGTCACGGCCAGTGTCGTAGCAATGCCACTCGTACGGGTTTGGTGTGCGATTGCGACGCCGGATTCGGTGGCGTAGATTGCCAACCGACGGCTCCGTTGGCCACGGAGCTGCTTGAATCGTTTGAAAACGAGGCGagtttgaagaagaattggGCTTCGTACGAGGGCGGTGCAATCGGCACGACTTGTGGCGTTCTTGCTAGCGGAAACAGCCTGTATTTCACGAGAGCTGGACATCGcgccgccgaaacgaagGACATGGACCTTAGAACGGCAAC ATTCCTTTCCTTCTTTGTTCGGATGGGATTGAGTAGCAGCGGTCAATGCAGCTATCCGTCTCAAACGTTGGAAAGCGTCGTTCTTCAGTATTCAACCAACGCCGGCGCTCAGTGGACAACCGGCTACATCGTCTCCTATGCGTCCTATCGCGGAAACGGTCGTCCTGGCCTAATAGTTTATGAAATTCCTGCAAGCGCTCAAACGGCAGCAACTCGATTCCGCTGGTGGCAGGCGTTTAATTCGGGTCAGAATAGAGACGGGTGGGCTATCGACAGCGTCTACATCGGCGGCAACCTGCCGTTCGCCCGATCGCTCTCGGAAACGTTCACGCCCAACATCACTAGCTCGCAGTGGACCGCGTATCTCAACGCCCGCGTCGGTTTGTATTGCGGTAGAACAAACGCGTTGATCTTTGACTCGAGTATCAGTGCGGGAGGCCTTCGCTACATCGCCTCTAAACCGCTCGACGTTACCGTCAACACTTCGTTCGTTCAATTCACTCTCGACGTCGGCTGCGGTCACGGTAACGCGTCCGAAACGGTGAATCTTCAGTACACGCCCGGAATTCCAAGTTCCGGAAGCAtctcgacgtttcttcgcgaCGTCTGCAAGTACGGATCCGTTTGTCCAAACGGCTATGATCTCAAATCGTCGTACGACTCACCGACGTTTGGCACGTGGGGCCGAATAACCATTCCCCTGCCCGCTGCCGCCCAAACGCCGTACAGTGCTTTTAAGTGGGAGCAGCCGTCGTTTACGTCTGTGACGTCGTGGGCGCTCAGCGACGTCTACATCGGCGCCGAGTGTCCGGGGATGTGCTCCGGACACGGAACGTGCCGTCCGGGCGGAACGTGCGACTGCGATCCTGGGTTCAACGGACCTAAGTGCGTAGCGTCGCTCAATTCAATTCCCAATCGACTCGAAGACGACTTTGAGGGCGGTAAGTTTTCCAGCAGCGCATGGAGCGTAATTGCCGGCGGCAGTTTGTCAACCGCGTGTGGCACTATTGGAAGTGGGCAGTCAATGTATTTCAATTCAGCTGGTACTCGATTGGCAGCGACGAAAGATGTTAACGTGCCTGGTCCTTC atatCTTCAATTTTCTATCGGAATTGGTAGCGGTGGTTGCAAAGCTGCCGACTCAAACGAAGACGTTCTTCTTCAGTATTCAACCGATGGCGGAATGACGTGGAATTTGCTTAGAGTCTTGGGATACAGCTCGTATCGCGTAGCGGAAACGGTAACGATCGATTTATCATCGGCGGCCCAGTCAAATGCGACGCGATTCCGATGGTGGCAGACGAGCCACAGTGGATCGGGATATGACAACTGGGCTATAGACGACGTTGTCATTGCTGCATATTCCATAGGAAAGACGGacacgacgacgggcgacggaAGCGCTATACCAATGTGGGCGTGGATCGTACTTGCCGTGGGTGTTGTTCTACTTATTGTTATTGTTGTTGCTGCCGTTATTATTGTCAAGAAACGAACGGGCAGTAAGCGCGCCGAGATAGGCGGCGCGACCCAGTTTGGCAATCCCGTGTACAGATCAGCTTCATTTGACAGAGCGGGATCCGAAGCCACTGCCAGTGGATTGGACCAGCCTATTGATGATAAAGACATTGACCCTTCGTCCTACGTCGCTGGGCCGGCGGACGAATCGTACTAG
- the LOC136185323 gene encoding HAUS augmin-like complex subunit 4, with protein sequence MAASFITLSDALPIRVTARDVEKYPVLVNLLERLAQDVLSRDGITIATQRELDAANVALQATRYRYLQRKEIFNELEELLIDYELSQSSADSGVKLASSSDVYEVLQESLILGSALQHLSLPATEHPRSADVSLLGLKGDVLRSLDPRRGTLQQHLEGIQQSVIPELESRLKNRCKKLVHAHFSEREGESDRLVLAKAAQLSGVIEAEVKKINEERAKVRRQQIVEEEKFWEYYKSLCESLSVAGDVLTEQRLKSHPQEVKATSDWLAARCDAMCLKLRVLKCQVLRDIYTPEAVSALKQIRKQLQNLQLQCEVEKQRLTQTLHGYRSVGPEFEKIVAEYSRVNEEVENKKWALQELNHTMQARLDHQQ encoded by the exons ATGGCGGCTTCGTTCATAACGC TCAGCGACGCCTTGCCGATCCGCGTAAccgcgcgcgacgtcgagaaatacCCCGTTCTTGTCAATTTACTCGAACGTCTCGCCCAAGACGTTCTAAGTCGCGACGGAATAACGATTGCTACTCAGAGGGAACTCGATGCA GCAAACGTCGCCTTACAAGCGACAAGATACCGCTATCTCCAGCGAAAGGAAATCTTCAACGAACTCGAAGAGCTCCTAATCGATTACGAACTAAGTCAATCGTCGGCCGATTCTGGCGTGAAACTGGCCTCGAGTTCTGAC GTTTATGAAGTGCTGCAGGAGTCGTTGATCCTGGGCTCGGCTTTGCAGCATCTGAGTTTGCCAGCAACGGAGCATCCACGGAGTGCCGATGTCAGTCTGTTGGGACTGAAAGGCGATGTGCTGAGGTCACTGGATCCGAGAAGAGGAACACTGCAGCAG caCTTGGAAGGGATTCAGCAGAGCGTGATCCCAGAATTGGAGTCTCGATTGAAAAATCGATGCAAGAAACTTGTACACGCTCACTTCTCGGAACGCGAAGGAG AAAGCGATCGTCTCGTATTGGCCAAGGCAGCTCAGCTGTCTGGTGTTATTGAAGCAGaagtaaagaaaatcaatgaaGAACGAGCGAAAGTAAGACGGCAGCAGATTGTTGAAGAGGAGAAGTTTTGGGAATACTACAAG TCACTCTGTGAGAGTCTGAGTGTTGCCGGAGATGTGCTAACCGAACAAAGACTTAAGTCTCATCCGCAGGaagtgaaagcgacgagcgaTTGGCTTGCAGCTCGCTGCGACGCCATGTGCTTAAAGCTGAG AGTTTTGAAGTGTCAAGTTCTTCGTGATATTTACACTCCAGAGGCCGTGTCCGCTCTGAAGCAGATTAG AAAACAACTGCAGAATCTTCAGCTGCAGTGTGAAGTAGAGAAACAGCGTCTGACTCAGACGTTACACGGATACCGTTCTGTTGGTCCGGAATTCGAAAAGATCGTCGCAGAGTATAGTCGAGTGaatgaagaagtcgaaaacAAGAAGTGGGCTCTACAGGAACTAAACCACACGATGCAAGCGCGTCTAGATCATCAACAGTAA